The nucleotide sequence CGCAGCCGGCGCACCAGTCCCGCGCGGACAGGCCGACATCGACCTGGTCGCCGCAGTTAGCGCACGTCCGGTACTGGCCGGCGCTCATGGCTTCTCGGGCCGAACTCATGCCGACGCCTGATCGCCGCGCCGACGTGGTTCGTATTGGGTGTCGATCGAGGTAGTCGAGATGCCTAGCGCATCCGCGTAAGCGGCCAGCATTCTTGCGCTGCCGCCGCGGTGCCCGTTCTCGATCGCCGAGATTGTGCCTCGATCGACAGCCATGCCGTGCTCATCACGAAGGTGATTGCAGACGTCTTGAAGGGTCAGTCCCTTCGCTTTGCGTAGGACGGAGGTGGGGACTACCGGAACCGAAACCTTGGGCCGCTGCTGCGCGTACTTTGCCCGTGTCGCGGCTTTAGTTGGGGCCATGCCCAAACTTTAGGGCAAACATTGCTATCAAGCAACGATTTTGAGGGCAAACTTTCGACTGCCTGCGAAATCACATGGCGGTAGTTTTACGGCCTGGTGGGCGCCACTTGGCTATGTTTGCCAAACCGGGCTTTTGTTTGCCAAAGTTTTAGGGCATCGTTGGCCCCATGGAACGGGACTGGGAGCGCTTGAGCGCAGCTGTCCTCAAGCGGCGCGCAACGCAGCAATGGACCCAGCAGCAGGTCTGGGATCGTGGCGGGCCATCCGACACTCTCCAGTCCGACATCGAAGGCAAGCGCTGGAAGCCCACGCGCAACGTCAAGGAAACGCTACGCAAGATCGATGTCGGCCTTGAGTGGATGCCGGGCAGCGCGGCACGGGTGCTCGCTGGCGGTGACCCAACTCCGGTCACCCGACACGATGTGACGCGTCGCGGCGCTGAGGAAAATCAAACCGGGCTTGACCAACTCTTCGAACGGGTAGGCCGCCTGGTGAGCCATGCTCACGAGTCCATCCGTGGAGGGGACTACCTAGGAGCGATCCATGGCCTGGAAGGTGTCGAATCAACCGTTGAACTTCTCATTGAGCGGATCAGCGACAAGATTCGCGGCGACCAGTCACCGCACGACGCGGAGTCGTTGCGGACGGCTCGCGACGTCGATACCGCCACTTCGGAGGCTATCGCCGAATTGGAGGTCGATGAGGATCGCGACGACGGCAAGCAGTTGGGCTGACCACAGGCTTGGTGGGTAGGCACGGAGCCTCCGCACCAGCTCCTGTCGCAGTTGGTTCACATCGGCAGTGGGTGGGATAGCCTCAGACACAGTTCAGTTCTCCCTCGAGCGAGTGCGGCTGGACAGTGAATGCGTTTTCCTACGTTTACCTGCAGGTTTCTAACTCTTCACCGCGTGTCGTAGCTGCGTCAAGATCCTCGGATGTGCAATTTTTTTGCACTATGCTCAACCGTGGAGGTTTCGTGCACGCAGCCCGGGAACGCGCCGGACTTACCTGCCGAGAGCTAGCCGAAAAGGCCGGCTGCAGCCTGCGTTACGTGCACGACATTGAGCAGGGCTGCTCCCCATCGATTCGGGTGCTCAACGGTCTGGTGCAGGCGTTACAGCTGTCCGCCTGGGAGCAACGATTTCTTTTCGCGGCGTGCGGCCGGATACTCCCCGACCCAGCGCTCACTGATACGGACATCAGTCAGCGATACCTCGATGCGCTACAACCACATCCTGCCGCAGCGCTACATCCATCCTGGCGGTTCAAGGCATGGAATCAGCAGTGGCAGAGGCTGTTCCAGGGGGTTCTGTTGGCTCCGAGCATGCACCAGTGGCTATACCTGTCCACCACCTCGCGGCGTATCTTGCGCAACTGGGACGAAGTGTCACAGTGGTGTGTTGGATGGCTGCGTTACGGCCTTGCGGTCGACGTTGACGCTGTGAAGCCGATGGTGAGCGCGCTTATGCCGGTTACTGAGTTCCGCCGGGAGTGGGAAGCGCAGGTGATTCCAGTCGACCCCGCCACGCGCCTATGGGT is from Mycobacterium marinum and encodes:
- a CDS encoding helix-turn-helix domain-containing protein: MAPTKAATRAKYAQQRPKVSVPVVPTSVLRKAKGLTLQDVCNHLRDEHGMAVDRGTISAIENGHRGGSARMLAAYADALGISTTSIDTQYEPRRRGDQASA
- a CDS encoding helix-turn-helix domain-containing protein, which encodes MHAARERAGLTCRELAEKAGCSLRYVHDIEQGCSPSIRVLNGLVQALQLSAWEQRFLFAACGRILPDPALTDTDISQRYLDALQPHPAAALHPSWRFKAWNQQWQRLFQGVLLAPSMHQWLYLSTTSRRILRNWDEVSQWCVGWLRYGLAVDVDAVKPMVSALMPVTEFRREWEAQVIPVDPATRLWVVRDGGTELRIDMRFWHASPMPGGLLLGVILDAG